From Drosophila subpulchrella strain 33 F10 #4 breed RU33 unplaced genomic scaffold, RU_Dsub_v1.1 Primary Assembly Seq354, whole genome shotgun sequence, the proteins below share one genomic window:
- the LOC119560669 gene encoding uncharacterized protein LOC119560669 → MRQLALGLGLIQQLSLAIVVERNMFAYYKVPAAQLLYSQDSDSDFDSHSQEVSHLGGSQVSDLYYVLQCPPKLDEGIPKPQNMQTCSVVDQYKGMWKKKKPKPKKRFHMVPFRIVLRPLGPPARRRSLKRRKRQHKGQKNPNNKYPYDQTAEVSSQVKLQEMTSPLQFLGLPHKRQKLLKLSADHRKFKKGTRSKGHQHMYHRDESYNDHIFYDELQDDGKFHKLGKDLI, encoded by the coding sequence ATGAGGCAGTTGGCACTGGGATTGGGCCTCATCCAGCAGCTGAGCTTGGCCATCGTGGTGGAGCGCAATATGTTCGCCTATTACAAGGTGCCGGCTGCCCAGCTGCTCTATTCCCAAGACTCGGATTCGGATTTCGACTCCCACTCCCAGGAGGTCAGCCATCTTGGTGGAAGCCAGGTCAGCGATCTCTACTATGTGCTGCAGTGCCCACCAAAACTGGACGAGGGAATCCCCAAGCCGCAGAACATGCAAACCTGCAGTGTGGTGGACCAGTACAAGGGCATGTGGAAAAAGAAGAAGCCCAAGCCCAAGAAGCGTTTCCATATGGTTCCATTCCGGATAGTGCTCCGTCCATTGGGACCGCCAGCCAGGAGACGTAGCCTTAAGCGTCGCAAGCGCCAGCACAAAGGTCAAAAGAATCCAAATAACAAGTATCCATATGACCAGACTGCAGAGGTCTCCAGTCAAGTGAAACTGCAAGAGATGACCAGTCCGCTTCAATTCCTGGGACTCCCCCACAAACGGCAGAAACTTCTCAAGCTGTCCGCCGACCATCGAAAGTTCAAGAAGGGCACTAGGTCCAAGGGTCACCAGCACATGTACCATCGCGATGAGTCCTACAACGATCATATCTTCTACGACGAACTTCAAGATGACGGAAAATTCCACAAGCTCGGAAAAGATCTAATCTAA